TACCCTTCCGCTGCATGGGGGTTTTGCGCTTCGCGCCGTTTTTCGTCGTAGCACTTCTCGCGGGCTGTAGCACTCCGCCGCCACCGCCCGCTCCGACGCCGACGACCACGCCGAGCCCGACGTACGCTCCGCCGCCGTCGACCGGACTGTCGCTTTCGGTCGGCCAGGTCGAACTGGCCCTCGGCCACCGCGCCAGCGTCCTGACCCTGACCAACCGGGACACGACGCCGCGGAAGGTCACCGACTACCCCGACCTGAAGGTCCTCGCGGACGACGGCACCCCGATGGACGTCCAAGTCAAACACGGCACGTCCTACTTCGCCGGCGACTTCGGGCCGCAGAACCTCACCCTCCAGCCGGGCGAGAAAGCGCTGGCCGTG
This window of the Amycolatopsis balhimycina FH 1894 genome carries:
- a CDS encoding DUF4232 domain-containing protein — translated: MGVLRFAPFFVVALLAGCSTPPPPPAPTPTTTPSPTYAPPPSTGLSLSVGQVELALGHRASVLTLTNRDTTPRKVTDYPDLKVLADDGTPMDVQVKHGTSYFAGDFGPQNLTLQPGEKALAVLSWSATVTSGGKQTGAAISVVPAPGEPAQKQPIETDLGTTATVTVSSWATKIRM